From the genome of Streptomyces sp. NBC_01116, one region includes:
- the pruA gene encoding L-glutamate gamma-semialdehyde dehydrogenase, with translation MDAVTQVPAPVNEPVHSYAPGSPERARLELKLKELAENPIDLPMTIGGEKRMGGGERVNVVQPHNHQAVIGTFAGATEQDAQDAVDAALAAAPAWRAMAFDDRAAIILRAAELLAGPWRETLAASTMLGQSKTAQQAEIDTPCELIDFWRFNVHYARQILAEQPPANSPGVWNRMDHRPLEGFVYAITPFNFTAIAGNLPTAPALMGNVVVWKPSPTQTHAAVLLMQLLEEAGLPKGVINLVTGDGIAVSEVALNHRDLAGIHFTGSTPTFQHLWKTVGNNIANYRTYPRLVGETGGKDFVVAHPSADRAVLKTALTRGSFEFQGQKCSASSRAYVPASIWNSGFKEEFAAEVDAITMGDVTDLTNFIGAVIDERSFAKNKAAIDRAKSDPACTVVAGGTYDDSVGYFVRPTVIECSDAESEVFTTEYFGPILAVHVYEDEKYDAMLEQMESVSDYALTGSVISGDRAAAAYTMDKLRYAAGNFYINDKSTGAVVGQQPFGGGRASGTCDKAGAPQNLQRWTLTRAIKETLVPPTDYTYPHQG, from the coding sequence ATGGACGCCGTCACCCAGGTCCCCGCGCCGGTCAACGAGCCGGTTCACTCCTACGCCCCGGGCTCCCCGGAGCGCGCCCGCCTGGAGCTGAAGCTCAAGGAGCTCGCCGAGAACCCGATCGACCTGCCGATGACCATCGGCGGCGAGAAGCGGATGGGCGGCGGTGAGCGTGTGAACGTCGTACAGCCGCACAACCACCAGGCCGTCATCGGCACCTTCGCCGGCGCCACCGAGCAGGACGCCCAGGACGCCGTCGACGCGGCCCTCGCCGCCGCTCCGGCCTGGCGCGCGATGGCCTTCGACGACCGCGCGGCGATCATCCTGCGCGCCGCCGAGCTGCTGGCGGGCCCCTGGCGCGAGACGCTGGCCGCCTCCACCATGCTCGGCCAGTCCAAGACCGCCCAGCAGGCCGAGATCGACACCCCCTGCGAGCTCATCGACTTCTGGCGCTTCAACGTGCACTACGCGCGCCAGATCCTCGCCGAGCAGCCCCCGGCGAACTCCCCGGGCGTGTGGAACCGCATGGACCACCGCCCGCTGGAGGGCTTCGTCTACGCGATCACGCCGTTCAACTTCACGGCCATCGCGGGCAACCTCCCCACCGCCCCCGCCCTCATGGGCAACGTCGTGGTGTGGAAGCCGTCCCCGACGCAGACCCACGCCGCCGTGCTGCTGATGCAGCTCCTGGAGGAGGCCGGGCTGCCCAAGGGCGTCATCAACCTGGTCACCGGCGACGGCATCGCCGTCTCCGAGGTGGCGCTGAACCACCGCGACCTGGCCGGCATCCACTTCACCGGCTCGACCCCCACCTTCCAGCACCTCTGGAAGACGGTCGGCAACAACATCGCCAACTACCGCACCTACCCGCGGCTCGTCGGCGAGACCGGCGGCAAGGACTTCGTCGTCGCGCACCCCAGCGCCGACCGCGCCGTCCTGAAGACCGCGCTGACCCGCGGCTCCTTCGAGTTCCAGGGCCAGAAGTGCTCGGCGTCCTCCCGGGCGTACGTCCCGGCCTCCATCTGGAACTCCGGTTTCAAGGAGGAGTTCGCGGCCGAGGTCGACGCGATCACGATGGGTGACGTCACCGACCTGACGAACTTCATCGGAGCCGTCATCGACGAGCGCTCGTTCGCCAAGAACAAGGCCGCGATCGACCGCGCCAAGTCCGACCCGGCGTGCACCGTCGTCGCGGGCGGCACCTACGACGACTCGGTGGGCTACTTCGTCCGCCCGACCGTCATCGAGTGCTCGGACGCCGAGAGCGAGGTCTTCACGACCGAGTACTTCGGCCCGATCCTCGCGGTCCACGTCTACGAGGACGAGAAGTACGACGCCATGCTGGAGCAGATGGAGTCGGTCTCGGACTACGCGCTGACCGGCTCGGTCATCTCGGGCGACCGCGCGGCCGCCGCGTACACGATGGACAAGCTCCGCTACGCCGCGGGCAACTTCTACATCAACGACAAGTCGACCGGCGCCGTCGTCGGCCAGCAGCCCTTCGGCGGCGGCCGTGCCTCCGGCACCTGCGACAAGGCGGGCGCCCCGCAGAACCTCCAGCGCTGGACCCTGACCCGGGCCATCAAGGAGACGCTGGTCCCGCCGACCGACTACACCTACCCCCACCAGGGCTGA
- a CDS encoding nitroreductase family protein yields the protein MSDTTPTHRQWSPTHGDPYRPAPYRPERIAPEESLARAARLRERMDERRTVRAFSPDPVPEQVLRDAVGCAATAPSGAHQQPWTFVLVKDPGVRRRIREAAEHEEKVSYDGRLGEEWLAALRPLGTDAVKAHMTDAPALIVVFQQRYWLGEDGTKRKHYYVDESVGIAVGMLLTALHLSGLAALIHTPSPMRFLGEVLERPENEKAFAVIPVGYPADDCEVPDLVRKSLDQVFVEV from the coding sequence ATGTCCGACACGACGCCCACGCACCGGCAGTGGTCGCCCACCCATGGCGACCCGTACCGTCCCGCGCCCTACCGCCCCGAGCGGATCGCCCCCGAGGAGTCCCTCGCCCGCGCCGCCCGGCTGCGGGAGCGCATGGACGAGCGCAGGACCGTCCGCGCCTTCTCCCCCGACCCGGTCCCCGAGCAGGTGCTCCGCGACGCCGTCGGGTGCGCGGCCACCGCGCCCTCCGGCGCCCATCAGCAGCCGTGGACCTTCGTGCTGGTCAAGGATCCCGGGGTACGCCGGCGGATCCGGGAGGCCGCCGAGCACGAGGAGAAGGTCAGCTACGACGGGCGGCTCGGCGAGGAGTGGCTCGCCGCGCTGCGCCCGCTGGGCACCGACGCGGTCAAGGCCCACATGACGGACGCGCCCGCCCTGATCGTGGTGTTCCAGCAGCGCTACTGGCTGGGCGAGGACGGCACGAAGCGCAAGCACTACTACGTGGACGAGTCGGTCGGGATCGCGGTGGGCATGCTCCTCACCGCCCTGCACCTGTCCGGTCTCGCCGCGCTGATCCACACGCCGAGCCCGATGCGCTTCCTCGGCGAGGTCCTGGAGCGGCCCGAGAACGAGAAGGCCTTCGCCGTGATCCCCGTCGGCTATCCCGCCGATGACTGCGAGGTCCCCGACCTGGTGCGCAAGTCGCTGGACCAGGTGTTCGTGGAGGTCTGA
- a CDS encoding S1 family peptidase translates to MRRNSRARLGVSLLLVAGALGLGAAPSTAADAPAPAPSAIPAPSAYALDAAVGRQLGAATAGTYLDAKTGKLVVTVTTDRAEDQARAAGATVRRVARGAAQLDAAMETLEAEAKITGTSWGVDPRTNRVAVEADSSVSARDLARLEAVAERLDGAVDIKRVPGVFHREVLGGGAIYGGGSRCSAAFNVTKGGARYFVTAGHCTNISANWSAASGGPVVGVREGTSFPTNDYGIVRYTDGSSPAGTVDLYNGSTQDVSSAANAVVGQAIKKSGSTTKVTSGTVTAVNVTVNYGDGPVYNMVRTTACSAGGDSGGAHFAGSVALGIHSGSSGCSGTAGSAIHQPVTEALSAYGVTVY, encoded by the coding sequence ATGAGACGCAACTCCCGTGCGCGCCTGGGCGTTTCCCTGCTGCTCGTCGCCGGCGCCCTCGGCCTCGGAGCCGCGCCCTCCACCGCCGCCGACGCCCCGGCGCCCGCGCCCTCGGCGATCCCCGCACCGTCCGCGTACGCGCTCGACGCCGCCGTCGGACGGCAGCTCGGCGCCGCCACCGCCGGAACCTACCTCGACGCGAAGACCGGGAAGCTGGTCGTCACCGTCACCACCGACCGGGCCGAGGACCAGGCCCGCGCGGCCGGGGCCACCGTCCGCCGGGTGGCCCGCGGCGCCGCCCAGCTCGACGCCGCGATGGAGACCCTGGAGGCCGAGGCCAAGATCACCGGCACCTCCTGGGGCGTCGACCCGCGCACCAACCGGGTCGCCGTCGAGGCCGACTCCTCGGTCTCCGCACGGGACCTGGCCCGCCTCGAAGCCGTCGCCGAACGGCTCGACGGCGCCGTCGACATCAAGCGCGTCCCGGGCGTCTTCCACCGCGAGGTGCTGGGCGGCGGCGCGATCTACGGCGGCGGCAGCCGCTGTTCGGCGGCCTTCAACGTCACCAAGGGCGGGGCCCGCTACTTCGTGACCGCCGGACACTGCACCAACATCTCCGCCAACTGGTCGGCCGCCTCGGGCGGTCCGGTCGTCGGCGTCCGGGAGGGCACCAGCTTCCCGACCAACGACTACGGCATCGTCCGCTACACGGACGGCTCCTCGCCCGCCGGGACCGTCGACCTCTACAACGGTTCCACCCAGGACGTCTCCTCGGCCGCCAACGCCGTCGTCGGCCAGGCGATCAAGAAGAGCGGATCCACCACGAAGGTGACCTCCGGCACGGTCACCGCCGTCAACGTCACCGTCAACTACGGCGACGGGCCCGTCTACAACATGGTCCGCACCACCGCCTGCTCGGCGGGCGGCGACAGCGGCGGCGCGCACTTCGCCGGATCCGTCGCCCTCGGCATCCACTCCGGCAGCTCCGGCTGCTCGGGCACCGCGGGCTCGGCCATCCACCAGCCGGTCACCGAGGCGCTCTCCGCGTACGGCGTGACCGTGTACTGA
- a CDS encoding GNAT family N-acetyltransferase — MDRSPAVRVAHTSELTASERGRIRELLDTAFDGDFADEDWEHSLGGVHALVHDAGGLLIAHGSVVQRRVLHADRSYRAGYVEAVAVHAGHRRQGHGHRVMAALEHVVDTAHDFGALSASDAGAALYAARGWQVWPGRLAALGPAGPVPLPEEEGTTYVRPAAGRPLPAPGETLQFDWRDGDLL; from the coding sequence ATGGACCGGTCTCCCGCAGTGCGCGTCGCCCACACGTCCGAGCTCACCGCCTCCGAACGGGGCCGGATCCGCGAACTGCTCGACACCGCCTTCGACGGCGACTTCGCCGACGAGGACTGGGAGCACTCCCTCGGCGGCGTCCACGCCCTGGTGCACGACGCCGGCGGCCTCCTGATCGCCCACGGCAGCGTCGTCCAGCGCCGGGTCCTGCACGCGGACCGCTCCTACCGCGCCGGATACGTCGAGGCCGTCGCCGTCCACGCCGGCCACCGCCGCCAGGGCCACGGCCACCGGGTGATGGCCGCGCTGGAACACGTCGTCGACACGGCCCACGACTTCGGGGCCCTGTCCGCCTCCGACGCCGGCGCGGCGCTCTACGCGGCGCGCGGCTGGCAGGTGTGGCCGGGCCGCCTCGCCGCCCTCGGCCCGGCCGGCCCCGTCCCGCTGCCCGAGGAGGAGGGCACCACCTATGTCCGCCCCGCGGCCGGACGCCCCCTGCCCGCGCCCGGCGAGACGCTCCAGTTCGACTGGCGGGACGGCGACCTGCTGTGA
- a CDS encoding 3-isopropylmalate dehydrogenase yields MSRSIDLAVIPGDGIGQEVVAQGLKVLNAVLPQDVKLETKEYDLGAQRWHRTGDTLPDAELEALKKHDAILLGAIGDPSVPSGVLERGLLLKLRFAFDHFINLRPSKLFPNTATPLAGRPDIDFVVVREGTEGPYTGNGGSLRTGTPAEVATEVSLNTAYGVERVVRDAFERAAARPRKKLTLVHKNNVLVYAGHLWKNTFDRVAAEYPQVSTDYLHVDAATIFFVTQPERFDVIVTDNLFGDILTDLAAAVSGGIGLAASGNINPTGAFPSMFEPVHGSAPDIAGQGKADPTATVLSVALLLRHLGYEAEAARIEDAVSADLAERGGHLPGPSGSGGGAATRTTDEIGDALAVRVAG; encoded by the coding sequence ATGTCTCGCAGCATCGATCTCGCAGTGATCCCCGGTGATGGAATTGGCCAGGAAGTCGTGGCCCAGGGTCTCAAGGTCCTCAACGCCGTCCTCCCGCAGGATGTGAAGCTGGAGACCAAGGAGTACGACCTCGGCGCCCAGCGCTGGCACCGCACCGGCGACACCCTCCCGGACGCGGAGCTGGAAGCCCTCAAGAAACACGACGCCATCCTCCTCGGCGCGATCGGCGACCCGTCCGTGCCGTCCGGCGTCCTGGAGCGGGGGCTGCTGCTGAAGCTGCGTTTCGCGTTCGACCACTTCATCAACCTGCGGCCCTCCAAGCTCTTCCCCAACACCGCGACCCCGCTCGCCGGCCGCCCCGACATCGACTTCGTCGTCGTGCGCGAGGGCACCGAGGGCCCGTACACCGGCAACGGCGGCTCGCTGCGCACCGGCACCCCCGCCGAGGTCGCCACCGAGGTCAGCCTCAACACGGCGTACGGCGTCGAGCGCGTGGTCCGCGACGCCTTCGAGCGCGCGGCGGCCCGCCCGCGCAAGAAGCTGACGCTGGTCCACAAGAACAACGTCCTCGTCTACGCCGGCCACCTGTGGAAGAACACCTTCGACCGGGTCGCCGCCGAGTATCCGCAGGTCAGCACCGACTATCTGCACGTCGACGCCGCGACGATCTTCTTCGTCACCCAGCCGGAGCGCTTCGACGTCATCGTCACCGACAACCTCTTCGGCGACATCCTCACCGACCTCGCCGCGGCCGTCTCCGGCGGCATCGGCCTGGCCGCCTCCGGCAACATCAACCCGACGGGCGCGTTCCCGTCGATGTTCGAGCCGGTCCACGGCTCGGCCCCCGACATCGCGGGGCAGGGCAAGGCCGACCCGACCGCCACGGTTCTCTCCGTCGCCCTCCTGCTGCGCCACCTCGGCTACGAGGCCGAGGCCGCGCGCATCGAGGACGCCGTCTCCGCCGACCTCGCGGAGCGAGGGGGGCACCTCCCAGGCCCTTCAGGCTCTGGGGGAGGTGCCGCCACGCGTACGACCGACGAGATCGGCGACGCCCTCGCGGTACGCGTAGCGGGCTGA
- a CDS encoding branched-chain amino acid aminotransferase, whose amino-acid sequence MTTPTIELKPSSNPLSDAEREAILANPGFGRHFTDHMVTIRWTEGRGWHDAQLVPYGPLSLDPANMTLHYAQEIFEGLKAYRRPDGTVATFRPDANARRFQRSAARLAMPELPVETFIEACDALVRQDKAWVPAHGGEESLYLRPFMIATEVGLGVKPANEYLFLVIASPAGAYFPGGVKPVSIWLSENRVRAVPGGVGDAKTGGNYAASLLAQAEAAAHGCAQVAYLDAVEHKWVEELGGMNLYFVYAQEDGSKKIITPSLTGSLLAGVTRDSLLKVARDLGYGSEEGRISIGQWRDDTAKGTLVEVFACGTAAVITPVGLVKSEGGEWTQSAGEPGEVTMKLRERLLDIQRGVVEDTHGWMHPLG is encoded by the coding sequence ATGACGACGCCCACGATCGAGCTCAAGCCCTCCTCGAACCCGCTGTCCGACGCGGAGCGCGAGGCGATCCTGGCCAACCCCGGATTCGGCCGGCACTTCACCGACCACATGGTGACCATCCGCTGGACCGAGGGCCGGGGCTGGCACGACGCCCAGCTGGTCCCCTACGGCCCGCTGTCCCTGGACCCGGCCAACATGACCCTGCACTACGCGCAGGAGATCTTCGAGGGCCTCAAGGCCTACCGCCGGCCCGACGGCACGGTCGCCACCTTCCGCCCCGACGCCAACGCCCGCCGCTTCCAGCGCTCGGCCGCGCGCCTGGCCATGCCCGAGCTGCCCGTCGAGACGTTCATCGAGGCGTGCGACGCGCTGGTGCGGCAGGACAAGGCGTGGGTCCCGGCCCACGGCGGCGAGGAGTCCCTCTACCTGCGCCCCTTCATGATCGCCACCGAGGTCGGCCTCGGCGTGAAGCCGGCCAACGAGTACCTCTTCCTGGTCATCGCCTCGCCCGCCGGCGCCTACTTCCCCGGCGGAGTGAAGCCGGTCTCCATCTGGCTCTCGGAGAACCGCGTCCGCGCCGTCCCCGGCGGCGTGGGCGACGCCAAGACCGGCGGCAACTACGCCGCCTCCCTCCTCGCCCAGGCCGAGGCCGCCGCACACGGCTGCGCCCAGGTCGCCTACCTCGACGCGGTCGAGCACAAGTGGGTCGAGGAGCTCGGCGGCATGAACCTCTACTTCGTGTACGCCCAGGAGGACGGCTCGAAGAAGATCATCACGCCGTCCCTCACGGGTTCGCTGCTCGCCGGCGTCACCCGCGACTCCCTCCTCAAGGTCGCCCGCGACCTCGGTTACGGCTCCGAGGAGGGCCGGATCTCCATCGGCCAGTGGCGCGACGACACCGCGAAGGGCACCCTCGTCGAGGTCTTCGCCTGCGGCACGGCCGCCGTCATCACCCCCGTCGGCCTGGTGAAGTCCGAGGGCGGCGAGTGGACCCAGAGCGCCGGCGAGCCCGGCGAGGTCACCATGAAGCTCCGGGAGCGTCTTCTCGACATCCAGCGCGGTGTCGTCGAGGACACCCACGGCTGGATGCACCCGCTCGGCTAG
- a CDS encoding SUKH-4 family immunity protein, with product MKSALTADDVRSVFGLTGVVHFPRYDAPHHRLDDRTAFVLSAIGLPDTPWFMSRASLRADDFIDLAGWYGGRGPVPDSCRHWLVLGLLADTTLALDPDRGTVHALGDGVDGLVHHPIHRDVESLVYALTRFEALCRRPRNDDGAIEERVDALRADISSFDPLPFAGEDSPWHLAFEEVVDGIW from the coding sequence ATGAAGTCCGCCCTCACCGCCGACGACGTGCGCTCCGTGTTCGGCCTGACGGGCGTAGTCCACTTCCCCCGCTACGACGCACCGCACCACCGGCTCGACGACCGCACCGCTTTCGTCCTGAGCGCCATCGGCCTCCCCGACACCCCATGGTTCATGTCGAGGGCGAGCCTGCGCGCGGACGACTTCATCGACCTCGCCGGCTGGTACGGCGGCCGAGGCCCCGTCCCCGACTCCTGTCGGCACTGGCTCGTGCTCGGGCTCCTCGCCGACACCACGCTCGCGCTCGACCCGGACCGGGGGACCGTTCACGCCCTCGGCGACGGCGTGGACGGACTGGTCCACCACCCGATCCACCGCGACGTGGAATCCCTTGTGTACGCGCTGACCAGGTTCGAGGCGCTCTGCCGGCGACCGAGGAACGACGACGGAGCGATCGAGGAGCGCGTGGACGCCCTGCGCGCCGACATCTCCTCGTTCGACCCGCTCCCGTTCGCCGGCGAGGACTCACCGTGGCACCTCGCCTTCGAAGAGGTCGTCGACGGCATCTGGTAG
- a CDS encoding agmatine/peptidylarginine deiminase, producing the protein MPLTPAPFRMPPEWAPHERTWMAWPGPNPTFASDDELDGARRAWAGVARAVRRFEPVTMVVGPGQEEGAATLLGPDVELVVRPLDDAWMRDIGPTFVTDGRTLAAVDWTFNGWGAQGWARWGHDQHIARGVAELAGVPAHSSPLVNEGGAIHVDGEGTVLLTETVQLGEERNPGWSREQVEAEVHARLGTEKAIWLPRGLTGDYGTYGTLGHVDIVAAFARPGAVVVHVQPDPAHPDHEVTRETLAILRAATDARGRALEVVEVPAPTVLCDEDGEWVDYSYINHYLCNDAVILCAFDDPRDEEAAAIFRGLFPDRTVTLVDARTIFAGGGGIHCITQQQPKVRANP; encoded by the coding sequence ATGCCCCTCACCCCCGCCCCCTTCCGCATGCCCCCCGAGTGGGCCCCCCACGAGCGCACCTGGATGGCCTGGCCCGGGCCCAACCCCACCTTCGCCTCCGACGACGAGCTGGACGGGGCCCGCCGCGCCTGGGCCGGTGTCGCCCGTGCCGTGCGGCGCTTCGAGCCGGTGACCATGGTCGTCGGGCCCGGCCAGGAGGAGGGTGCGGCGACGCTGCTCGGGCCGGACGTGGAGCTGGTCGTGCGGCCGCTCGACGACGCCTGGATGCGGGACATCGGCCCCACCTTCGTCACCGACGGCCGGACGCTCGCCGCCGTCGACTGGACGTTCAACGGCTGGGGCGCGCAGGGCTGGGCCCGCTGGGGGCACGACCAGCACATCGCCCGGGGCGTCGCCGAGCTGGCCGGGGTGCCCGCCCACAGCTCCCCGCTCGTCAACGAGGGCGGCGCGATCCACGTCGACGGCGAAGGCACCGTCCTGCTCACCGAGACCGTCCAGCTCGGCGAGGAGCGCAACCCCGGCTGGAGCAGGGAGCAGGTCGAGGCGGAGGTCCACGCACGCCTCGGCACCGAGAAGGCCATCTGGCTGCCCCGGGGGCTGACCGGCGACTACGGGACGTACGGCACGCTCGGCCATGTCGACATCGTCGCCGCCTTCGCCCGCCCGGGCGCGGTCGTCGTCCACGTCCAGCCGGACCCCGCCCACCCCGACCACGAGGTCACCCGGGAGACCCTGGCGATCCTGCGGGCCGCCACCGACGCCCGGGGCCGCGCCCTGGAGGTCGTCGAGGTGCCCGCGCCCACCGTCCTGTGCGACGAGGACGGGGAATGGGTCGACTACTCCTACATCAACCACTACCTCTGCAACGACGCCGTGATCCTCTGCGCCTTCGACGACCCGCGCGACGAGGAGGCCGCCGCGATCTTCCGCGGTCTCTTCCCGGACCGTACGGTCACCCTCGTCGACGCCCGTACGATCTTCGCCGGCGGTGGAGGCATCCACTGCATCACCCAGCAGCAGCCGAAGGTCCGAGCGAACCCATGA
- a CDS encoding TetR/AcrR family transcriptional regulator, with protein MTRAPRRTHHAAPPREDVLAAAMAAVAERGLDGLTMAGLGREVGMSSGHLLYYFRTKDELLLQTLEWSERRLGAERGALLARPGTARARLDAYIGLYLPAGHRDPHWTLWLEVWGRSQNADDDARARQAAIEGVWHRDLVALLAEGVSRGEFRPVDADRFAARLRAMLDGFSVHVTVGIPGTGREQVLAQAAEFLDETLTRGAH; from the coding sequence ATGACCCGCGCCCCCCGTCGCACCCACCACGCCGCCCCGCCCCGCGAGGACGTCCTCGCCGCCGCCATGGCCGCCGTCGCCGAGCGCGGGCTCGACGGGCTGACCATGGCCGGACTGGGGCGGGAGGTGGGGATGAGCAGCGGGCACCTCCTCTACTACTTCCGCACCAAGGACGAACTGCTCCTCCAGACCCTGGAGTGGAGCGAGCGGCGCCTCGGGGCCGAGCGCGGCGCCCTGCTCGCCCGGCCGGGAACCGCCCGCGCGCGGCTGGACGCGTACATCGGCCTCTACCTGCCCGCCGGGCACCGGGACCCCCACTGGACGCTCTGGCTGGAGGTCTGGGGCCGCTCCCAGAACGCCGACGACGACGCCCGCGCCCGCCAGGCCGCCATCGAAGGGGTCTGGCACCGTGACCTGGTGGCACTGCTCGCCGAGGGGGTCTCGCGCGGCGAGTTCCGGCCCGTGGACGCCGACCGGTTCGCCGCCCGGCTGCGGGCGATGCTCGACGGGTTCAGCGTCCACGTGACGGTCGGCATCCCGGGGACGGGGCGCGAACAGGTGCTGGCGCAGGCGGCGGAGTTCCTGGACGAGACGCTGACACGGGGCGCTCATTGA
- the cimA gene encoding citramalate synthase: MTTKANATDDSFHVFDTTLRDGAQREGINLTVADKLTIARHLDTFGVGYIEGGWPGANPRDTEFFARAQQEITFENAQLVAFGATRRAGGSAAEDPQVQALLNSGAPVITLVAKAHDRHVELALRTTLEENLEMVRDTVSHLREQGRRVFVDCEHFFDGYRANAEYAKSVVRTAYEAGAEVVVLCDTNGGMLPAQVQAVVSTVAADTGARLGIHAQDDTGCAVANTLAAVDAGATHVQCTANGYGERVGNANLFPVVAALELKYGMKVLPEGALAEMTRISHAIAEVVNLTPSTHQPYVGVSAFAHKAGLHASAIKVDPDLYQHIDPELVGNTMRMLVSDMAGRASIELKGKELGIDLGDDRALVGRVVERVKERELRGYTYEAADASFELLLRGEVEGRARRYFRTESWRAIVEDRPDGTHANEATVKLWAKGERIVATAEGNGPVNALDRALRVALERIYPQLAKLELVDYKVRILEGRTGTESTTRVLITTGDGTGDWATVGVAENVIAASWQALEDAYTYGLLRAGVEPTE, encoded by the coding sequence ATGACCACCAAGGCCAACGCCACCGACGACAGTTTCCATGTCTTCGACACCACACTGCGCGACGGTGCTCAGCGTGAGGGCATCAACCTGACGGTCGCCGACAAGCTGACCATCGCCCGTCATCTGGACACCTTCGGTGTGGGGTACATCGAGGGCGGCTGGCCGGGGGCCAACCCGCGCGACACGGAGTTCTTCGCCCGCGCCCAGCAGGAGATCACGTTCGAGAACGCCCAGCTCGTGGCGTTCGGCGCGACCCGCAGGGCCGGCGGCAGCGCGGCCGAGGACCCCCAGGTGCAGGCCCTCCTGAACTCCGGCGCCCCGGTGATCACGCTGGTGGCCAAGGCGCACGACCGCCACGTGGAGCTGGCCCTGCGCACCACCCTGGAGGAGAACCTGGAGATGGTCCGCGACACCGTCTCCCACCTCCGCGAGCAGGGCCGCCGGGTCTTCGTGGACTGCGAGCACTTCTTCGACGGCTACCGCGCCAACGCCGAGTACGCGAAGTCCGTGGTCCGCACCGCGTACGAGGCGGGCGCCGAGGTCGTCGTCCTCTGCGACACCAACGGCGGCATGCTCCCCGCGCAGGTCCAGGCCGTCGTCTCCACGGTCGCCGCCGACACCGGGGCCCGGCTCGGCATCCACGCCCAGGACGACACCGGCTGCGCCGTCGCCAACACGCTGGCCGCCGTCGACGCCGGCGCCACCCACGTCCAGTGCACGGCCAACGGCTACGGCGAGCGGGTCGGCAACGCCAACCTCTTCCCCGTCGTCGCCGCCCTGGAACTCAAGTACGGCATGAAGGTCCTGCCCGAGGGCGCGCTCGCCGAGATGACCCGCATCTCGCACGCCATCGCCGAGGTCGTCAACCTCACCCCCTCCACCCACCAGCCGTACGTCGGCGTCTCGGCCTTCGCCCACAAGGCCGGGCTGCACGCCTCCGCGATCAAGGTCGACCCCGACCTCTACCAGCACATCGACCCCGAGCTGGTCGGCAACACCATGCGGATGCTCGTCTCCGACATGGCGGGCCGCGCCTCCATCGAGCTGAAGGGCAAGGAGCTCGGCATCGACCTCGGCGACGACCGCGCCTTGGTCGGCCGGGTCGTGGAGCGGGTCAAGGAGCGCGAACTCCGTGGCTACACCTACGAGGCCGCCGACGCCTCCTTCGAACTGCTGCTGCGCGGCGAGGTCGAGGGCCGGGCCCGGCGCTACTTCCGTACGGAGTCCTGGCGGGCGATCGTCGAGGACCGCCCCGACGGCACCCACGCCAACGAGGCCACCGTGAAGCTCTGGGCCAAGGGCGAGCGGATCGTCGCCACCGCCGAGGGCAACGGCCCGGTCAACGCGCTGGACCGGGCGCTGCGCGTCGCCCTGGAGCGGATCTACCCCCAGCTCGCCAAGCTGGAGCTGGTCGACTACAAGGTCCGCATCCTGGAGGGCCGCACGGGCACCGAGTCCACCACCCGCGTGCTCATCACCACGGGCGACGGCACCGGCGACTGGGCGACCGTGGGGGTCGCCGAGAACGTCATCGCCGCCTCCTGGCAGGCGCTGGAGGACGCGTACACCTACGGACTGCTGCGCGCGGGCGTCGAGCCCACGGAGTAG